The bacterium genome has a segment encoding these proteins:
- a CDS encoding acetyl-CoA carboxylase carboxyltransferase subunit alpha: protein MRPSEVPFEAPLEDLRRRIEELESYPEGSGRSKEISRLKSKLIKDTTEVYGTLSRWEKTLVARHSERPHTLDYVEHLMSDWVEVHGDRAFADDPAIVAGLARFMGRSVAVLGHQKGRATKERIHRNFGQARPEGYRKALRLMKMAERFSLPLLCFVDTPGAYPGIGAEQRGQAEAIARNLIEMAALRTPIVVTITGEGGSGGALGIAMGDRVYMLQYSVYSVISPEGCAAILWKDQNKKENAADALRLTAPDIFELGVVDAVIPEPAGAAHANPNETIQNVGGTIAAGLAEIEGQSLDKLLAARYNRFRKLGFLTES from the coding sequence ATGCGTCCCAGCGAAGTACCGTTCGAAGCGCCTCTGGAGGACCTGCGCCGCCGAATCGAAGAACTGGAGAGCTATCCCGAGGGCTCCGGTCGGAGCAAGGAGATCTCGCGTCTCAAGTCCAAGCTGATCAAGGACACCACCGAGGTCTACGGCACGCTCTCGCGTTGGGAAAAGACGCTGGTGGCGAGGCACTCCGAGCGGCCCCACACCCTCGACTACGTCGAGCACCTGATGAGCGATTGGGTGGAGGTTCACGGCGACCGCGCCTTCGCCGACGACCCCGCCATCGTCGCCGGGCTGGCGAGGTTCATGGGTCGCTCGGTGGCGGTGCTGGGTCACCAGAAGGGCCGCGCTACCAAGGAGAGAATCCATCGCAACTTCGGCCAAGCCCGCCCCGAGGGCTACCGCAAGGCCCTGCGCTTGATGAAGATGGCCGAGCGGTTTTCCCTGCCGCTCTTGTGCTTCGTCGATACCCCCGGCGCCTATCCGGGCATCGGCGCCGAGCAGCGCGGCCAGGCCGAGGCCATCGCCCGCAACCTGATCGAGATGGCCGCTCTGCGCACCCCGATCGTGGTCACCATCACCGGAGAGGGCGGCAGCGGCGGTGCCCTCGGGATCGCGATGGGAGATCGCGTGTACATGCTCCAGTACTCGGTGTATTCGGTGATCTCGCCCGAGGGCTGCGCCGCGATCCTGTGGAAGGATCAAAACAAGAAGGAGAACGCTGCGGACGCCCTCCGGCTGACGGCACCCGACATCTTCGAGCTCGGCGTCGTCGACGCGGTCATTCCGGAGCCCGCCGGGGCGGCGCACGCCAACCCCAACGAGACCATCCAGAACGTCGGTGGCACGATCGCCGCCGGTCTGGCCGAGATCGAAGGCCAGTCGCTCGACAAGCTCTTGGCCGCGCGTTACAACCGGTTCAGGAAGCTCGGCTTTCTGACCGAGAGTTGA